A window of the Electrophorus electricus isolate fEleEle1 chromosome 11, fEleEle1.pri, whole genome shotgun sequence genome harbors these coding sequences:
- the sertad4 gene encoding SERTA domain-containing protein 4: MTLVLSMNPFCDHEPEAPPPLYQPIWESEHCSKSCVSTPTPSGGDAQELTDGSEPPCRRAPDHVTMSRIAYFKRKYVEDDDLPLSFRSYCHTVPPVLEEHAHILRLSLEKMRFIDDPEAFLRRSVLINNLLRRLRTEILLQRDWRFPPAPAAMPCAVSMTAPAPVSTHGHTHPHASPASRPCFALPSPHRKRLRLVRGEATDRMPTCCCLFAAGRYLQLPLCVYEGAAHCVAQPSSSSSLPGSSSAERFEPLLDEEEDEDEDEEEEEEEESDGEEGLGALCPGLDLCEAAVRAGSRERTRTRARTRELGHQGGGARGREKEREKPKGRGGETIAAGSSRWMPDGMETGHQGALVWAQVGRK, from the exons ATGACCTTGGTCTTGTCCATGAACCCTTTTTGCGATCATGAGcctgaagccccgcccccactgTACCAGCCAATCTGGGAGTCCGAGCATTGCAGCAAGAGCTGTgtctccacccccactccatCAGGGGGTGATGCCCAGGAGCTCACTGATG GCTCAGAGCCCCCCTGTAGACGAGCCCCTGATCATGTGACCATGTCCCGGATCGCTTACTTTAAGAGGAAGTACGTGGAGGACGATGATCTTCCACTTAGCTTCAGGAGTTACTGTCACACC GTGCCGCCGGTTTTAGAAGAGCACGCTCACATCCTGCGACTCTCTCTAGAGAAGATGCGATTCATCGACGATCCGGAGGCGTTCCTGCGCCGCTCCGTCCTCATAAACAACCTTCTGCGTCGACTCCGCACCGAAATCCTCCTTCAGAGAGACTGGCGTTTCCCACCAGCACCCGCTGCCATGCCCTGCGCCGTCTCCATGACTGCCCCGGCCCCTGTCTCCACCCAcggccacacccacccacatgccTCCCCCGCCTCGCGACCCTGCTTTGCCCTGCCCAGCCCTCACCGTAAGAGGCTGCGTCTGGTGAGAGGAGAGGCGACCGACCGCATGCCCACGTGCTGCTGCCTCTTTGCGGCGGGACGCTACCTCCAGCTGCCCCTGTGCGTGTACGAGGGGGCGGCCCACTGCGTGGCCCAGccctcctcgtcttcctcgcTGCCCGGCTCGTCCTCGGCGGAGAGGTTTGAGCCACTCCTggacgaggaggaggacgaggacgaggacgaggaggaggaggaggaggaggagagcgacGGGGAGGAAGGACTCGGTGCCCTCTGTCCAGGCTTGGACCTGTGCGAGGCGGCGGTAAGGGCCGGATCGAGAGAACGGACCCGGACGCGCGCCCGAACCCGAGAGCTGGGGCATCAGGGGGGCGGAGCCAGGGGgcgggagaaggagagagaaaaaccaaaaggaagaggaggtgagacGATCGCTGCCGGCTCCTCGCGGTGGATGCCAGACGGCATGGAAACTGGACACCAGGGGGCGCTAGTTTGGGCTCAGGTGGGTAGGAAGTAG